CAGGCCCCGCACTGCGCGATGCCGCACCCGTACTTGGTGCCCGTCAGGCGGAGCCGCTCGCGGATGACCCAGAGGAGCGGCGTGTCAGGGTCGACGTCGACGGTGTAGGACTTGCCGTTGATCAGCAGCGTGGCCATAGTCCTTCCCCCCTCGGGCGAGATGGCGGGAGTATATGATCGCGCCCCACCACTGTCAAGGCGCTGTCCTGGCTCATAAAACTCCTCCGTGTGGGTTCGCTGCGCCCGCTCCACCGCCCCGGGAGAGAAGAGCAGGGCGCAGCGACAGCGGGGCCAATGCCCCAAACGCGATAGAGGGATCGGCGAGCGGCGGGGCCGCTTCTACCTGCTTGACCAGGAGAGGCTGGCTGGCCTCCGGGCCTGCTACAGTCCCCCTTCGCAGACCGACGAGGAGGCGTGGGGACAGGAGCACAGAGCACAGTGAACTTCTCGACCGTCACCGGTCGGCTCATGACGACGCGGCCCCCTGAAAAGAGGTTTTGGCGCCGAGGACCTCCTTCTGCTTGACAATGTGGCCTCATGAAGCTACATTACGCTCGGTATGAGGAAAGTGGGTCTGCGCGATCTCAAGAACCGCCTGAGCGCCTATATCCGGCTGGTCCGGCGCGGGCACATTGTCCTTGTGACAGACCGCGGTCAGGTTGTGGCAGAGCTCCGCCCTCCGGTCGTCGCTGCATCGGATCTGAGTGACCACTCCGGCCTTGCCGGCCTTGCCAAAAAAGGCTTGCTCACGCTCGGCGCCCCGAATGAGGCCGGGCTCTATCCCGCGATGCCGAGTCGCCTGCCCGCCGGCAGGGTCCAACGCCTTCTCGAAGAAGAAAGAGCAGAGCGCTGACGGTATACGCGGAGTCCAGCGCCGTACTTGCTTGGTTGTTCGGTGAGCCATCCGGCGAGGAAGTTCGGAAGGCGCTCGCGGCGGCCGACGTTGTTGTGGCTTCGGATCTGACGCTCGTCGAGTGTGATCGGGTACTGATCAGAGCGCACACATCCCGGGAGCTCTCCGAGGCCCAGAGTGCCGACCTCCGCGCTCGTTTGAATGCGGCTGCCGCGCATTGGAACATCTTGCACATCGATGCGAGTGTGGTCGACCGGGCACGGCGCCCCTTCCCCGTCGAACCGATCCGCACCCTCGACG
This genomic interval from Candidatus Rokuibacteriota bacterium contains the following:
- a CDS encoding type II toxin-antitoxin system prevent-host-death family antitoxin — protein: MRKVGLRDLKNRLSAYIRLVRRGHIVLVTDRGQVVAELRPPVVAASDLSDHSGLAGLAKKGLLTLGAPNEAGLYPAMPSRLPAGRVQRLLEEERAER
- a CDS encoding type II toxin-antitoxin system VapC family toxin; the encoded protein is MFGEPSGEEVRKALAAADVVVASDLTLVECDRVLIRAHTSRELSEAQSADLRARLNAAAAHWNILHIDASVVDRARRPFPVEPIRTLDALHLASALVARAAIAGLTVLTLDTRIRGAARQLGLTTLPA